AACCTCCTGAAACATAATCGCTCTTATAACCGCTATCAGGCCGATGAATATGACCGTATCCGCTATCAGGTGGCGATGGTGATTCGGGAATTGCAGAAAATCAAAGATACTGAAATCGTTAACGAGTTGCCGTTGTTGTCGCTCGATGCGCTGAAAGGGCGCATAAAGGAACAACATCAAGCCGCTATCGAAAGCATAGAAAGCCTGATTCGCGAACATAAAATCAGTGCCGAGGCGGGCACGTCGCTGCTAAATGATTATACCTATGTGTATGACATACAAAGTAATTTGGTGCGGATGGCGGAAACCGTATTCGTAAACCACGCGGCTGAATCGGTCAAGGCGGAGAAGGAGTTGGCCTTGACCGATCATGAAATGCTGGAAGTGATTAGACCCAAACAGGCGGTAGATCATGAATAAAATTAAATTGATGACGCGGTTAGAGGCTTTTTTTAATTCCGATGAAAAAGAAAAAAAGAAAAAAACGGAGGAGATTAAAGGCGTGATCAAAAAGCTCAAAGTCAAACAAAATAAAATAAGAAAAATGTTGGAGGCCTGCCGGGATGAGGAGATGAAAAAAGCCCTGCAATTGGAGGCGGACATCATCAAGGCGCAAATCGATAAAGGCGATACAGTGCTGAAAAATCTGTAACTGCAAATTAATATCAAATTAGCTGCTAAAGCCGATGCATGTCGATTAGGGTTTTGAACGCCTTGGATATCGGCCATTTAGCGACATTCAAGCATTCGAAAGACATCGCTTTTACAGGTGCTTAAGAATACCAAGCCGACACCAACAAAGTTGTACCTTTTAGCATTTGCAGGTTTATTCGGACTACAAAAGCCTTAGGCAATCCCATGGCGTTCTTTTTTACGGAGCCTTCTACGACATCCGGTAATTGTTTAATCCAAGCATCCGGCGCCCACTTTATTCGACGACCAACGTTAATTGGAAAAGACCGCTTAGTGTATTGCGAGGAACACACTGCTTTTTGGTGCGTGTCGTCTGATGGCGAGTCGTGAAAAAAGTTGATTTGATCGGATTCGTCGTCCGAATGAGTGGATAGTGTTCTACCGAAAAGTCATAAGTTTGTGATCGGAACAAACCTCATAGTTTGCCACCTAAGACGAATTAATGTTTTTTCTTACATTTTATAGTTAATTCATAATTCTTGCGTCTAACAGCACCATATTGGCAGTCGTCCGGCTAATGTTAAGGCGCGCATTTTTGCTGATTACTCGCTATATTCATAGGCCAATTGAAATTGCGCCGATCCTGTTCATCATCAAAAGAACTGGACATTACGTCCTGCTTTGTATGAAAATACAAAAAATATTCATACTTTTAAGCCCTTTGTCTGCCCGGCAGCATTATGAAAGCAAGTAAAGGCGGCATTTGAGGCTAACTATGGGGATGAAAATGCGCGTGGTGGGCATAGTGAAGAGCCGCGACTTTTACCGGAATCAGATTAAGAGCGCTATGTCTCACACCGGTTTCAGCGGTAATCTTTTCGGCAAAATTACGGATTTGCTGGGTAAAGCCGCGTAGAAACAGGGTTTCCAGACAGTCATCGTGATCGAGATGTACATGCATGGTTGAAACCACCAAATCATGCGCCTCGTGCTGATGTGCGGTCAAACGCTCTGCCAAATTACGCTCATGGTGGTTGTAAACGTATGACAGCGTGGCGACGCTATGGATGGTCTGGTCTTGATCCAGACGTTTGGTTTCGATTTCTTTTCGGAGTAAATCACGAACGGCTTCGGAACGGTTTTTATAGCCGCGGGCATCGATCCATTGATCGAAATCGGCGGCCAGTTCGTCGCTGAGAGAGATAGTGAAACGCTCCAAGGTGCTACTCCTTTGTTTTCTTATTATTAAGAGGGTACGGAGATTATAACTCATGGCTTTAAAAGCACTCTGATCGTGACAATCGATTAAATGCGCTTGGAATTTTGATTCAACACCGATACTTTGAGGTCTTCATGCAAGCTGGCGAATACATACACGATCATTTCACTAAAATCGTCGTCCGCAGCCAGGTGGCAATAGCTTTCACATTGTTACTGCTGCTGCCTGCCGCCAATTTCTATTATCCCACCGACTACAGCTTGAAAGCCGGTATCCATGGGGTCAGCGCGATGCTGGCTATCGTTATCGGCACTTACCTGACCCATCGAGCCATTCCCCTCATCAAAGGCATGCATGTCAGACTGGAATCCTTACGTCGCTGGGTGTTGTTCGCTAGCGTGTTGAATTTGGCCGGCGCAATTAGCGGTAACTGGATTTACATGCGCTATCGCGGCCAGGATGGACCGCGCGATTGGATACTGGCTCATGTACCTAATTTTCACAATGTACTGATGGAATTCAAGGAATTCGTCTCGTTATTCCCGTTTCCGTTAATGCTGGCAGCGGCTTTCACCCTGTATTACTACGGCATGCCTATTCAATACCGGCGCGACATTACCCGCTTTGTAGGTATTACTATCCTGGTGTCGTGGAGCTTTTTGCTGTTGGGTTTCGTGGCTGGTCTGGTGTTAGCCAAATTGCGTTTTGTTTAACCGGGGAGTTTAGTATGGAAAATGAAGCAGACAATCTACAGACATTGCATTCCGGTCCGGTAGTTGCCGCCAGCTTGTCGTTGTTATTGGCGTTTTTAACCTTAATGGTGAGCCATCATATTTCCAGATTGACCAAAGGACTGGACAATATGGTGCATGCTTATGGGCACTGGATACCGGGGTCGACCGGAAGCGGTCCCGACGGCAGCATTGGTTCTTATTCCGGCAAGGAAACGCTGGCCCTGATTGTCTGGCTGGGCAGTTGGCTGATTTTTCATCAACTGTGGCGCAATCAGGATTTGTCTTTGCAGGTCTGGACCCGGTTTTTTGTCGTCAGCCTAATTGTGATTACGCTGGGATTTTTCCATCCCTTGTCCGACCCTATCGTGTTGTTTGTCGCCGGTTTATTTGGGATACATTAATTGTCATGATGAAAAAAATTGCTGCTAAAGCGTTGTCAGCCGTATTGCTGGTAATCGTCGGTCCGATTTGTCACGCGGAAGGCGTACTCCTGAAATCCGACCCCAAAAATAATGCCGAAGTCGCCCATTTTGACGGTACGGTCAAGCTATGGTTTAGCGGCAATGTCAGCGAACGTTATCCGTCAGTTGTGGTGGTGGATGGCAAGGGAAACCGGGTCGACAACGGCGACACCCGACTGGTGCTGGGCGAACGCCACCGCCTGACGGCTACCACCAAGCCGTTATCGTCTGGACCTTATGCCATGCGTTATCGGGTCGTGACTGAAGACGGCCTGATCGTAAGCGGCGTATCGAAATTTTCCATCACCGACAATGCAGCCGGCGCAGAGGCGAAGCCATGAATTCAGTTCGTTCCTACCTGATTTTCACACTGTTATTCGTCGCCATTGGCCAGGCAAGCGCCTCCGTACCCTTGGGCGGCAATCGCAAAGGGGTTGGCGGCAATTACGATATGTATGGTTGCATGCAGAGCAATGACTACTATGTGGTTAATTTCTCCGCGTATCAAACTAGCCCTGATCAAGCCAAAGACAGCCGAAGCTTGCCGGAAGCCGAATGCATTGATCTGCCAGATGCCGGTAAAACCCAGATTGCTATCGATTTACTCGATCTGGATGTGCGCAAGAAACCGGTGGCATTAAAAATTCTGCGTGAAGACGGGAAAACCATCGCCGAATTGCCGATGGCCATAGTTAAACAGGGCGTACTGTCGATCACTGTCGACTTCAAAACCGCCGGCAAATATCAGGCAGTGCTGACCGTTGACGATAAAGACCTGCATACGCCGCTCGCAGTCAGCGCCTTGCATATACCTATAACCGTGGCGATGGTTGCCGAGCAATCCGGCGGACAGAATGGCCTGTTGATACTTTTTAGCGTGATTGGTCTCCTTGTTGTCGCAGCCGCTTATTTCGTACCACGGTTACTGAAGCCGCAAAACGTTGAATCCGCGCACTAACGTAAATCTTAGCCATCAATGGAATTTAGCATGAAATTAAAGGTTATTAAGTTCGGTTTGGCGCTTGCTACTGCTAGCCTGTTGACGGCTTGCGCCGGTCATCAGTCGGCCGAACAAGCGCATACTCACTTTACCCCCGGCTTGGGCGAAATCATGGCGCAAAGCGCGGCTCGTCATGCCAAATTATGGTTTGCCGGACAAGCACTGAATTGGGAGTTGGCGGCTTACGAAGTGGACGAATTGCATGAAGGCTTTGAGGATGCGGCTAACTATCATCGCACGCATAAGCAAATCAAACAGACTATTCCGGAGTTAATCGCTCAACACATGGACCAACCCTTGGCAGACATCGAACGAGCGATTAAAGACAAAAACTTGCAGGCCTTCGTCCGGCATTATGATGATTTGACTGTGGCGTGCAACGCTTGCCATCAGGTCACCGATTTTGGCTTTAACCGCGTGACGCGGCCAGCGTTTAACCCGTTTGCCAATCAGGCATTCGGACTATCGAACTAAAAGCCACGTTTTTAGTAAGACGAGATTTAATAAGCAGGGTTAATGATGAAAGCTTCCCGCGGTTTTTTGGCGTTTTCGCTATGTCTATTGCTCAATGCCTGCGGCAACGCAAACCAAATCAACGGTCGCAGCATGAATACCGCGCATCAATCGGTGGCTATCATCAAAAAACATCTGCCGGCAAATCAGCAAGTCGAATTTGAAGTGGCCTATTGGGCGCTACGCAAGCAGATAAAAAACGATGCGGAGTTTCTAAGCACCATAGACCAAAAAACCTCGGCGGACATTATTGAATTGGGAAAAGCCGGCTTTGCTAAAGACAAAGCTGCCGGCGTACCGGAGCTTGCCGCCTATGATAATTGGGAACAGATGATTGTCAGCCAAATCGGGCAGCGTGAAGAACAGGATCGTAGCGCAATCGACCCTAAGGATAAAAAAGGCTATCCGCGAGTCGATTACAAAATGCACGCCATGTAACACGTCTGCATCATGCTCGGCATGCATTCCGGTGCGCGTATCCGTAGCAAAAATCACCTAATGAATTAACCCATAGTATGCGACTGTTGCTGGTTGAAGACGACTTGGACTTATCCGGATCGTTGAAGATGGATTTAGAGGCGGCCGGCTACATTGTCGATACCGCCACGGATGGCGAGTCCGGTGAATTTTTGGGGGCGACCGAGCATTACGAAGCCGCCATTATCGATTTGGGATTACCCGCACTATCCGGTATCGAGGTGCTGCGGCGCTGGCGGGCGTCTGATAACAGTATGCCGGTGATCGTGCTGACTGCGCGGGATAGTTGGCACGAAAAGGTTGATGGATTTAAAGCCGGCGCGGACGACTATCTCGGCAAGCCCTTTCACACCCAAGAGCTGTTGGTCCGATTGCAAGCCATACTGAAACGCGTCCACCGCCACAATTTGGTTGCGCTAAAGGTATTGGGTATCGAGCTCGATGAAGATGATCAAACTGCGTCGGTCGAGGGTGGCTCGGCTTACCCGTTGACGGCCATTGAATTCAGACTGTTGCGCTACTTCATGTTGAATGCCGGAAAAG
This sequence is a window from Methylomonas methanica MC09. Protein-coding genes within it:
- the nikR gene encoding nickel-responsive transcriptional regulator NikR; translation: MERFTISLSDELAADFDQWIDARGYKNRSEAVRDLLRKEIETKRLDQDQTIHSVATLSYVYNHHERNLAERLTAHQHEAHDLVVSTMHVHLDHDDCLETLFLRGFTQQIRNFAEKITAETGVRHSALNLIPVKVAALHYAHHAHFHPHS
- a CDS encoding response regulator transcription factor, which encodes MRLLLVEDDLDLSGSLKMDLEAAGYIVDTATDGESGEFLGATEHYEAAIIDLGLPALSGIEVLRRWRASDNSMPVIVLTARDSWHEKVDGFKAGADDYLGKPFHTQELLVRLQAILKRVHRHNLVALKVLGIELDEDDQTASVEGGSAYPLTAIEFRLLRYFMLNAGKVLNKVQLSEHIYYESAEPDSNVIEVYVKRLRRIVGNELIQTRRGQGYVFGSKS
- a CDS encoding copper resistance CopC family protein, producing the protein MMKKIAAKALSAVLLVIVGPICHAEGVLLKSDPKNNAEVAHFDGTVKLWFSGNVSERYPSVVVVDGKGNRVDNGDTRLVLGERHRLTATTKPLSSGPYAMRYRVVTEDGLIVSGVSKFSITDNAAGAEAKP